A portion of the Bradysia coprophila strain Holo2 unplaced genomic scaffold, BU_Bcop_v1 contig_297, whole genome shotgun sequence genome contains these proteins:
- the LOC119078412 gene encoding uncharacterized protein LOC119078412 translates to MLTQTLFTYKNSKSRIYKVSLTKNYFGRASKMVVIQPSTDTFESFKEEIFRRFPDLNQKLELFYEDADSDKITIIVSQNFEIFKQLNIDDVSIVITDLDSMTFFVKNDDTKSSSLSQNNGSRPNVDATVKVEKAEAVKTKTKRMSSQSSVEPSPSAKRAKTLNESTGRPRIIMSKQKS, encoded by the exons atgttAACACAGACGTTGTTTACgtacaaaaattcgaaaagtcGAATTTACAAAGTGAGTCTTACGAAGAATTACTTTGGAAGAGCGAGCAAAATGGTTGTTATCCAACCGAGTACGGACACTTTCGAGAGCTTCAAAGAGGAGATATTCAGACGATTTCCTGATCTGAACCAAAAATTGGAACTGTTTTATGAAG ATGCCGACTCCGACAAAATCACAATCATCGTCTCTcagaattttgaaatatttaaacaacTGAACATTGACGACGTATCGATTGTTATCACAGATCTTGATTCAATGACGTTTTTTGTTAAGAACGATGATACCAAATCATCGTCATTGTCACAAAACAATGGATCACGTCCAAATGTCGATGCAACTGTAAAGGTCGAAAAAGCTGAAGCAGtgaaaactaaaactaaaagAATGTCATCACAATCGTCAGTTGAACCATCGCCATCGGCGAAACGAGCCAAAACACTAAACGAAAGTACCGGACGCCCTCGGATAATTATGTCTAAACAGAAATCGTAA
- the LOC119079170 gene encoding putative fatty acyl-CoA reductase CG8303, whose protein sequence is MIAVRTDDEPKRSTIKSFFANKNVFVTGGTGFLGAVLVESILSTSPDVGNIFLLVRDKYGANAHTRIQRLLAKPLFKAHSEEALKKIVPVIGELSEKNLGIRDDELQRLRDTVNIVYHSAATIKFHTYLKTAITVNLIGTYRTIEFAKSLKRLDSYVYLSTAFCNADQDKFIEEKVYTSVQDPYEMMKLVNDDELWQRNSAPEIQALVGGHPNTYTFTKQLAENLLLKEMAGYPAGIVRPSVVYGTYRDPILGWVGNANSGHLGLLVGYAKGIFRTISGNGESSIDIIPCDYVINAAITMGWYVGTRKTETIEVIHSTCGERNRFTLNQFCDALNENVQKNPCDSIVWMPYTKPREGVRYEVFVFLFHLLPAMFLAIPESLFQFGKSRKSTLEYMQLFHKGSTVFNYFLHKSLQYSVKNALRIMGELHPDDLDRYQYDAKNCDWSKLIENCFLGIRRYYFHESYETTMWHRVMFKIFQVLYYVGWVFILALIYFMVLPLAGTFQLTFAIASSVCLFLIWL, encoded by the exons ATGATTGCAGTGCGAACCGATGACGAGCCGAAAAGGTCGacgataaaatcattttttgccaacaaaaatgtatttgtaaCGGGAGGCACTGGATTCTTGGGCGCAGTTTTAGTAGAATCAATTCTCAGCACCAGTCCGGATGTGGGGAATATATTCCTATTAGTGAGGGATAAATATGGTGCAAATGCTCACACCAGGATACAGCGACTGCTTGCGAAACCA TTATTCAAAGCCCATTCGGAAGAAGCACTGAAAAAGATCGTACCGGTGATTGGTGaattaagtgaaaaaaatcTTGGTATTAGAGACGACGAACTGCAAAGGCTCAGAGACACAGTTAACATTGTCTACCACAGTGCGGCAACCATAAAATTCCATACATACTTGAAAACAGCAATCACAGTCAATCTGATCGGAACGTATCGCACGATAGAATTCGCAAAGAGCCTAAAAAGATTGGATTCTTATGTGTACCTGTCAACGGCATTCTGCAATGCTGACCAAGATAAATTTATCGAGGAAAAGGTATACACATCTGTCCAAGATCCGTACGAAATGATGAAACTAGTGAACGATGACGAACTATGGCAACGTAATTCCGCACCGGAAATTCAGGCTTTGGTGGGTGGTCACCCGAACACATACACCTTTACGAAACAATTGGCGGAAAATTTACTGCTGAAAGAAATGGCTGGCTATCCAGCGGGCATTGTACGACCGTCTGTGG TATATGGAACATACAGAGATCCGATTCTGGGGTGGGTCGGAAACGCAAATAGTGGTCATTTGGGTCTATTGGTTGGTTACGCTAAAG GAATCTTCCGAACAATTTCTGGTAACGGTGAGTCAAGTATCGATATAATTCCATGCGACTATGTCATAAATGCGGCCATAACAATGGGATGGTATGTTGGCACccgaaaaaccgaaaccaTCGAGGTTATACATAGCACATGTGGTGAACGGAATCGATTCACATTGAATCAATTCTGCGATGCACTCAacgaaaatgtacaaaaaaatccGTGCGATTCCATAGTGTGGATGCCCTACACGAAACCTCGTGAAGGGGTCCGCTACGAAGTGTTCGTCTTCTTGTTTCATCTGCTACCGGCCATGTTTTTAGCAATACCAGAATCGCTGTTCCAGTTCGGAAAGTCGCGCAAATC TACGCTGGAATACATGCAACTGTTCCACAAGGGATCAACAGTATTCAACTACTTCTTGCATAAGAGCTTACAATATTCTGTTAAAAATGCGCTAAGAATCATGGGGGAGTTGCATCCAGACGACCTCGATCGCTATCAATACGATGCCAAAAATTGTGACTGGTCCAAACtgatagaaaattgtttcttggGAATCCGGCGATATTATTTCCATGAATCATACGAGACAACGATGTGGCATAGAGTCATGTTCAAGAT ATTTCAAGTCTTATACTACGTCGGATGGGTGTTCATCTTGgcattaatttatttcatggTGCTTCCGTTGGCCGGcacatttcaattaacttttgCTATTGCTTCGTCTGTTTGCCTATttttgatttggttgtag